A portion of the Stigmatella aurantiaca DW4/3-1 genome contains these proteins:
- a CDS encoding cation-translocating P-type ATPase, which translates to MTLAKPSLHATASAAWHALAPEAVLERVHSRAEGLSDQEARQRLEQHGPNILKRERQNGPWRVLFRQINNPLIWVLLGSAVLAVALGKVTDGLVVLAVVVLNTLIGFIQEFRAGQAIEALARMVPETVTALREGAKVSLAAEQLVPGDVVELTSGDKVPADMRLIAARNLQVEEAALTGESVPVRKQLPPVAEDASLGDRTNLTFGGTLVTSGTGRAVVVATGDTTELGRISRMLGEATDMQTPMTKALATIGRYLTVAILVMSVVLLGVGLLRGYVISEALLVAITLAVAAIPEGLPAIVTIALAIGVQRMAARQAVIRKLPAVETLGSTTVICSDKTGTLTRNEMTVQALWTPEGSWSVSGVGYAVQGELQREGQTVGELPRTAAELLRAGVLCNDASLQSQEGKGAITGDPTEGALLVVAEKAGLRVGELRDRFARVDAIPFESENQFMATLNEEGEGQRSIFLKGALEVVLKRCQSEGAAPEAVLAEMDRMAGKGLRVLAVASKSVSGASSGLKPEDVEGGFTLLGLQGMIDPPREEVIAAVRACHEAGIAVKMITGDHQKTAESIGHQLGLAEGKVVTGQELARLDDAQLREVAASSHVFARVAPEHKLRLVKALQAQHHVVAMTGDGVNDAPALKQANIGVAMGITGTAVSKESADIVLTDDNFTTIVSAVEEGRRVYDNLVKSLAFVLPTNLGLALILAFSVAFFPIQELAGGGLAPLMPMLPVQFLWINLVATVALALPLAFEAKEPHLMQRPPRAPSEPVLSRFVVGRTAVAALVMAAGAIGLFTWEFRTETDRVGAEEAMREAQTMAVTTVILFQIFYLLMCRSLHGSLFRLGLFSNPIVFLGIGLLLLLQLGFIYLPFMQKLFGTAPLGWAEWGLSALVAAVILPVIGAEKAWRNRRAASAS; encoded by the coding sequence CCTGGCGGGTGTTGTTCCGGCAGATCAACAACCCGCTCATCTGGGTGCTCCTGGGCTCCGCGGTGCTCGCCGTCGCGCTGGGCAAGGTGACGGATGGGCTGGTGGTGCTCGCGGTGGTGGTGCTCAACACCCTCATCGGCTTCATTCAGGAGTTCCGCGCGGGCCAGGCCATCGAGGCCCTGGCCCGGATGGTGCCGGAGACCGTCACGGCGCTGCGCGAGGGGGCGAAGGTGTCTCTTGCCGCGGAGCAGCTCGTGCCAGGGGATGTGGTGGAGCTGACCTCGGGGGACAAGGTGCCCGCGGACATGCGGCTCATCGCCGCGCGCAACCTTCAGGTGGAGGAGGCCGCGCTCACGGGGGAGTCCGTGCCCGTGCGCAAGCAGCTTCCTCCCGTGGCGGAGGACGCTTCCCTGGGCGACCGCACCAACCTGACCTTCGGGGGGACGCTCGTCACGTCCGGGACAGGCCGGGCCGTGGTGGTGGCCACCGGGGACACCACGGAGCTGGGGCGCATCTCGCGGATGTTGGGCGAGGCGACGGACATGCAGACCCCGATGACGAAGGCGCTGGCCACCATCGGGCGCTATCTCACGGTGGCCATTCTGGTGATGTCCGTGGTGTTGCTCGGGGTGGGGCTGCTGCGGGGGTATGTGATCAGCGAGGCCTTGCTGGTGGCCATCACCCTGGCGGTGGCCGCCATCCCCGAGGGGTTGCCCGCCATCGTCACCATCGCGCTGGCCATTGGCGTGCAGCGGATGGCGGCGCGCCAGGCGGTCATCCGCAAGCTGCCCGCGGTGGAGACGCTGGGGAGCACGACGGTCATCTGCTCGGACAAGACGGGGACGCTGACCCGCAATGAAATGACGGTGCAGGCCCTGTGGACCCCGGAAGGGTCCTGGTCTGTTTCCGGCGTGGGCTATGCGGTTCAGGGCGAACTCCAAAGAGAGGGGCAGACCGTGGGGGAGCTGCCCCGCACGGCAGCGGAGCTGCTCCGCGCCGGGGTGCTCTGCAACGATGCGTCGCTCCAGTCCCAGGAGGGCAAGGGCGCCATCACGGGGGATCCCACGGAAGGAGCCCTCCTGGTGGTGGCGGAGAAGGCGGGCCTGCGCGTGGGGGAGCTCCGCGACCGCTTCGCCCGGGTGGATGCCATTCCCTTCGAGTCCGAGAACCAGTTCATGGCCACCCTGAACGAGGAAGGGGAGGGACAGCGGTCGATCTTCCTCAAGGGCGCGCTGGAGGTGGTCCTGAAGCGCTGCCAGTCCGAGGGCGCTGCGCCAGAAGCGGTGCTCGCGGAGATGGATCGCATGGCGGGCAAGGGCTTGCGGGTGCTGGCCGTGGCGAGCAAGTCCGTGTCTGGCGCCTCCTCCGGGCTGAAGCCCGAGGACGTGGAGGGCGGTTTCACCCTGCTGGGCTTGCAGGGGATGATTGATCCTCCCCGGGAGGAGGTCATCGCGGCGGTGCGCGCGTGCCACGAGGCGGGCATCGCCGTGAAGATGATCACCGGTGACCATCAGAAGACGGCCGAGAGCATCGGCCACCAGCTGGGGCTCGCGGAGGGGAAGGTGGTCACGGGGCAGGAACTCGCGAGGCTGGACGATGCCCAGCTGCGGGAGGTGGCGGCTTCCTCGCATGTCTTCGCCCGGGTGGCGCCCGAGCACAAGCTGCGGCTGGTGAAGGCGCTTCAGGCTCAGCACCACGTGGTGGCCATGACCGGGGATGGCGTCAACGATGCCCCCGCGCTCAAGCAGGCCAACATCGGCGTGGCCATGGGCATTACCGGCACGGCGGTGTCCAAGGAGTCGGCGGACATCGTCCTCACGGACGACAACTTCACCACCATCGTCTCCGCGGTGGAGGAAGGCCGCCGCGTCTACGACAACCTCGTCAAGTCGCTCGCCTTCGTGTTGCCCACCAACCTGGGGTTGGCGCTCATCCTGGCGTTCAGCGTGGCCTTCTTTCCCATCCAGGAACTGGCCGGGGGCGGGCTGGCGCCGCTGATGCCCATGCTCCCCGTGCAGTTCCTGTGGATCAACCTGGTGGCCACGGTGGCGCTGGCGTTGCCCCTGGCCTTCGAGGCCAAGGAGCCTCACTTGATGCAGCGGCCACCGCGTGCTCCCTCCGAGCCAGTGCTCAGCCGCTTCGTGGTGGGCCGCACCGCCGTTGCCGCGCTGGTGATGGCGGCCGGGGCCATCGGTCTGTTCACGTGGGAGTTCCGGACAGAGACGGACCGCGTCGGCGCCGAGGAGGCGATGCGCGAGGCACAGACCATGGCGGTGACGACCGTCATTCTGTTCCAGATCTTCTATCTGCTCATGTGCCGGAGCCTGCATGGCTCGCTGTTCCGGCTGGGCTTGTTCAGCAATCCCATCGTGTTCCTGGGCATCGGCCTGCTGCTGCTGTTGCAGTTGGGCTTCATCTACTTGCCGTTCATGCAGAAGTTGTTCGGGACTGCTCCCTTGGGGTGGGCGGAGTGGGGGCTCTCGGCGCTGGTGGCGGCGGTCATCCTTCCCGTCATTGGCGCGGAGAAGGCATGGCGCAACCGCCGGGCTGCGTCCGCGAGCTGA
- a CDS encoding CotH kinase family protein — translation MGVLGWGLCLTVVGCSAANTDAAPEGSPETPPEAEGPPSVPAPPQEPPGGTPEPGTPPGENDPGPAPLPTVCAPTAGEARWVLEGEPLSVKVACGTGHTAQGLRFTVENLPPGASFDAASATLSWTPGKDQAAVWNLLLKEQSTGETGTLKVGVAENKNAPGNVPIVDPAAYTEEYGLPVMHLTHDERGLTAGEYRPVRILYRGRAYSIEAKYRGATSSVFPKRSLTLKFPDEDLFNEPVFGGGFTDRKRVVLITPFNDNSYLRSRLAFDLWNRMDPAHVQIRTFSAVLYVNNRYRGLYTVADHVNKRLMAAHGLSKDSDLFKAVDKDANFSRLRKDGTPKAGLNEGFEKEEGTPEEGRPHAFDTLSSLIGFVSDSDAATFRTGFSERLAGNDYQDWWIFNTLILGTDSQGKNAYHAFDPSTGGPWRFIPWDLDASLGQNFDTTRSSPTARPTFAEDNLLFSRMLAEPALAEPMRARYRALLRDELKLETVLSLIDGYVRETAPAARRDWAEWSTAYQAFGAPGTIGQPNFPRWNSRQDFTTYEQEVEYVRQWVRTRWPSLEGQLP, via the coding sequence ATGGGTGTGCTGGGGTGGGGGCTGTGTCTGACGGTGGTGGGGTGTTCGGCGGCGAACACGGACGCCGCACCGGAAGGAAGCCCCGAGACGCCCCCCGAAGCCGAGGGGCCCCCCTCGGTCCCCGCTCCTCCTCAAGAGCCCCCCGGGGGAACGCCGGAGCCGGGAACACCTCCTGGGGAGAATGACCCAGGGCCAGCGCCCTTGCCCACGGTGTGTGCGCCCACGGCGGGCGAGGCCCGCTGGGTGCTCGAAGGAGAGCCGCTCTCGGTGAAGGTGGCCTGTGGCACCGGCCATACCGCACAGGGGCTGCGCTTCACCGTGGAGAACCTGCCACCGGGGGCGTCCTTCGACGCGGCGAGCGCCACGCTGAGCTGGACGCCCGGCAAGGATCAGGCGGCGGTGTGGAACCTCCTCCTCAAGGAACAGAGCACGGGGGAGACAGGCACGTTGAAGGTGGGCGTGGCGGAGAACAAGAACGCGCCCGGCAACGTGCCCATCGTCGATCCCGCTGCCTACACCGAGGAGTATGGGCTCCCGGTCATGCATCTGACCCACGATGAGCGGGGCCTCACCGCGGGCGAGTACCGCCCCGTGCGGATCCTCTACCGGGGCCGGGCGTATTCCATCGAGGCGAAGTACCGCGGGGCCACCTCCAGCGTCTTCCCCAAGCGCAGCCTCACCCTCAAGTTCCCGGACGAGGACCTCTTCAACGAGCCCGTGTTCGGCGGGGGCTTCACGGACCGCAAGCGCGTGGTGCTCATCACCCCCTTCAATGACAACTCTTACCTGCGCTCGCGGCTGGCCTTTGATCTGTGGAACCGCATGGACCCGGCCCACGTGCAGATCCGCACCTTCAGCGCCGTGCTCTATGTGAACAACCGCTACCGGGGGCTGTACACGGTGGCGGACCACGTCAACAAGCGCCTGATGGCGGCCCACGGTCTGTCCAAGGACTCGGATCTCTTCAAGGCGGTGGACAAGGACGCCAACTTCTCCCGGCTTCGCAAGGACGGCACCCCCAAGGCAGGGCTGAACGAGGGCTTCGAGAAAGAGGAGGGGACTCCCGAGGAGGGACGGCCCCACGCCTTCGATACCCTGTCCAGCCTCATCGGCTTTGTCTCGGATTCGGACGCCGCCACCTTCCGCACGGGCTTCAGCGAGCGGTTGGCAGGCAATGACTACCAGGATTGGTGGATCTTCAACACGCTCATCCTTGGGACGGATTCGCAGGGAAAGAATGCCTATCACGCCTTTGATCCGTCCACCGGCGGTCCCTGGCGCTTCATCCCCTGGGACCTGGACGCGAGCCTTGGCCAGAACTTCGACACCACCCGGTCGAGCCCCACGGCGCGGCCCACCTTCGCGGAGGACAACCTGCTCTTCTCGCGGATGCTCGCCGAGCCGGCCCTCGCGGAGCCGATGCGGGCGCGCTACCGGGCGTTGCTGCGCGATGAGCTGAAGCTGGAGACGGTGCTCTCCCTCATCGACGGCTACGTGCGGGAGACAGCCCCCGCCGCACGCCGGGACTGGGCCGAGTGGTCCACGGCCTACCAGGCCTTTGGTGCGCCCGGAACCATTGGCCAGCCCAACTTCCCCCGCTGGAACTCGCGCCAGGACTTCACCACCTACGAGCAGGAGGTGGAGTACGTGCGGCAGTGGGTGCGGACCCGCTGGCCCTCCCTCGAAGGCCAGTTGCCCTGA
- a CDS encoding O-acetylhomoserine aminocarboxypropyltransferase/cysteine synthase family protein has protein sequence MSTPKQPQHFETLALHAGYEPDPTTGSRAVPIYQTTSYRFRNAEHAANLFALKEAGNIYTRITNPTTDVFEKRIAALEGGVGALAVASGQAAETLALVNILKSGDEFVSATSLYGGTYNLFKVTLPRFGINARFVDANQPSAIRAAIGPKTKAIYIESIGNPRLDIPDFEALGAIAREAGIPLIVDNTALSPALFNPLRHGANIVVHSATKYIGGHGTSIGGVIVDGGTFPWNNGRFPEFTEPNPGYHGLRLHEAFGPAAFIAKARIEGLRDLGPALSPFNAHAFILGLETLKLRVERHSENALAVARWLRTHPRVEWVRYPGLEEDPSFANAKKYLRQGAGGLVTFGVKGGVDAGRKLIDGVKLWSLLANIGDTRSLIIHPASTTHQQLTPEERLSTGVSDGLVRLSVGLEHLDDLRADLDQALSAS, from the coding sequence ATGAGCACGCCCAAGCAGCCGCAGCACTTCGAGACCCTGGCCCTCCACGCTGGCTACGAGCCCGACCCCACCACGGGTTCGCGCGCCGTCCCCATCTACCAGACGACCAGCTACCGCTTCCGCAACGCGGAGCATGCCGCGAACCTCTTCGCGCTGAAGGAGGCCGGCAACATCTACACGCGCATCACCAACCCCACGACGGATGTCTTCGAGAAGCGCATCGCGGCCCTGGAAGGGGGCGTGGGGGCCTTGGCGGTCGCCTCGGGCCAGGCGGCCGAGACGCTCGCGCTGGTGAACATCCTCAAGTCGGGAGATGAGTTCGTCTCGGCCACCAGCCTCTACGGGGGCACGTACAACCTCTTCAAGGTGACGCTGCCGCGCTTTGGCATCAACGCGCGCTTCGTGGACGCGAACCAGCCGAGCGCCATCCGCGCGGCCATTGGCCCGAAGACGAAGGCGATTTACATCGAGTCCATTGGCAACCCGCGCCTGGACATCCCGGACTTCGAGGCCCTGGGAGCCATCGCCCGCGAGGCGGGGATTCCGCTCATCGTGGACAACACGGCGCTGTCCCCGGCGCTCTTCAACCCGCTGCGCCACGGGGCGAACATCGTGGTGCACAGCGCGACGAAGTACATCGGCGGCCATGGCACGTCGATTGGCGGCGTCATCGTGGATGGGGGGACCTTCCCCTGGAACAATGGCCGCTTCCCCGAGTTCACGGAGCCCAACCCCGGCTACCACGGGCTGCGGCTGCACGAGGCTTTCGGCCCGGCGGCCTTCATCGCCAAGGCGCGCATCGAGGGGTTGAGGGACCTGGGGCCCGCGCTGAGCCCGTTCAATGCGCATGCCTTCATCCTCGGTCTGGAGACGCTGAAGCTGCGCGTGGAGCGTCACTCGGAGAACGCGTTGGCGGTGGCGCGGTGGCTGCGCACCCATCCCCGCGTGGAGTGGGTGCGTTACCCGGGGCTGGAGGAGGATCCCTCGTTCGCCAACGCGAAGAAGTACCTGCGCCAAGGCGCGGGCGGGCTCGTCACGTTCGGGGTGAAGGGGGGCGTCGATGCGGGGCGCAAGCTCATCGATGGGGTGAAGCTGTGGAGCCTGCTGGCGAACATCGGTGACACGCGCTCGCTCATCATCCACCCGGCGAGCACCACGCACCAGCAGCTCACCCCCGAGGAGCGGCTGAGCACGGGCGTCTCGGATGGGCTCGTGCGCCTGTCGGTGGGCCTCGAGCATCTCGACGACCTGCGCGCGGACTTGGACCAGGCGCTCTCCGCGTCCTGA